Genomic segment of Xanthobacter dioxanivorans:
TGCTGGCGCCGAGCCTTCATGCCGCCCTGCCGGCCGCCCGCGCGGTGGCGCAGGCGCTGGCGCCGCTGAAGAAGCCGCTGGACGTGCAGGTGGTCGCCACCGATACCGGGCTCGACATGGATGTGCGCGGCTCCGGGCCGCTGCCGCCGGCCCTCGTGTGTGAACTCGCCGGGCTCGCCGCGCGCTTCGACCTGGCACGGCTGACCCGCCATGGCGAGCTGCTGCTCCAGCGCACGCCGCCGCGCCTCGCCATGGGCCGGGCCGAGGTGGAACTGCCACCCGCCGCCTTCCTCCAGGCCACGGCCGAGGGCGAGCGTGTGCTGGCGGAGGCGGTGCTCGCCGCGACCGCCGGGGCGAAGCGGGTCGCCGACCTCTTTGCCGGGGCCGGCACGTTCGCGCTGCGGCTCGCCGAGACGGCCCGCGTGTTTGCGGTCGAAAGCCATCAGGGGGCGCTCGCCGCGCTGCTGAAGGCGGCTCGTGCAACCTCCGGCCTGCGCGGCGTGGAGGGGGAGGCCCGCGACCTCTTCCGCCGCCCGCTCATGCCGGCGGAGCTTTCCGCCTTCGATGCGGTGGTGCTCGACCCGCCGCGCCAGGGCGCGGAGGCCCAGGTGGCCGAACTCGCCCGCGCGAAGTTGGCGCGCGTCGTCTATGTGTCCTGCAACGCCGCCACCTTCGCCCGTGACGCGCGCGTCCTCGCCGCCGGCGGCTTCCACCTGCGGCATGTGACGCCGGTGGATCAGTTCCGCTATTCGGCCCATGTGGAACTGGTGGGCGTGCTCGAGCGCTGAGCCGCCGCACCGCAGGGCAATCTCCCCGCAGGGCAATCTCGTCGGGCGAATCTAGTCGGGCGCTGGCAATTGGGTTCTAATGCGGCGCAGCATAGAGGCTGCCCCGTGAAACCCTTCCCCGAAGATGCCATCCCCTCCGTTCCGGGGGTGCGCGAGCCGTCCGGCATCCGCGCCGTCGAGGCAAGCGCCCTCGAAGGGCGGCGCCTGCGCTATTACGATTATTGCATGGTGGCCTTCTCGGTCATCCTCATCTGCTCCAACCTCATCGGCGCGGCGAAGGTCTCGGTGGTGCAGGTGCCGTACATCGGGCCGGTGATCTTCGGTTCGGCAGTGCTGTTCTTTCCACTCTCTTACGTGCTCGGCGACGTGCTCACCGAGGTCTACGGCTATGCCCGCGCCCGGCGCGTGGTGTGGGTGGGGTTCGTCGCCTCCATCTACGCGGCGGCCATGGCGGCCGCGGTGGTGGCCATGCCGCCGGCCCCCGGCTGGCCGGCGCAGGATGCGCTGACCACCGTCTTCGGCCAGACGCCGCGCATCTTCGCCGCCTCCATCCTCGCCTTCTGGTGCGGCGAGTTCGTCAACGCCTATGTCCTTGCCTTGATGAAGGTTCTCACCGGCGGCCGCCACCTGTGGACGCGCACCATCGGCTCGACCGTGGTGGGGCAGGCCGTGGACAGCCTCATCTTTTATCCGCTGGCCTTCCTCGGCGTATGGGAGACGCATCTCGTGGTCGCCGTGATGGTGAGCAACTACCTGATGAAGGTGGGCTGGGAAGTGCTGCTCACCCCCGTCACCTACAAGATCGTGGCCTTCATGAAGCGGCGGGAGGGGATCGACGTCTATGACGTGGGAACGGATTTCACGCCGTTCCGCACCAAGGTCTAGCCGCCCAGCGCGATGGCCGTGGCGATTTTTGATCGCGCAAGCTGGATTGCCGTACCGTTCGGTGTTAGCAACCTGAGGTACGGGGAAGGCAATTCCACGTGATCCGCGGGCCGTGCCGAAGCTGGCCGGATCGCCACGCGTCACGACACAGGGGCCGATGCGCCAGTTTCACGATCACGACCACCTGCCGCATCCCTTCCGGCCCCTCAGGGTGGCTCTGTTCGTCCATGCCTTCTATCCCGACCATGTCTATGGCACCGAAGCCTATACCCTGACGCTGGCGCGGCGGTTCGCGGAGCTTGGCCACCTGCCGGTCGTGGTGACCGCCCGCGAGGCGGGGGAGTCGCCCCAGGCGGAGGAGGTCGAGCGCTACGTGCATGCCGGCATCCCGGTGCTGCGCATCGACCGCAACCGGACGCCGCCGCGCTCGGCGCGGGACAGCTACGACCAGCCCTCCCTCGTGCCGCTCCTGACCCGCATCCTGCGGGAGATCGCGCCGGACGTGGTGCATGTCTGCCATCTCGGGAACTTCACGGCGGTCCTGCCGGAGGTGACCGCCGCGCTGGGCATTCCCACCTTTGCCACGCTGACCGACTTCTTCAACATCTGCCTCACCGCGACGCTGGAGATCCCCGGCGGCGGGCTGTGCCGCGGCCCCGATGCGGCGCGCCTCAATTGCATGCGGTGCGGCCTCTCGCTCAGGGCGATCGAGCAGCCCACGCCGTTCTGGCGGGCCGTTTCCCATCCGGGGATGCGCGATTTCGCCGCCGCCTTCGCCGCCCGGCTGCACGTTTTCTTGCCGCCGCCGATCGGAACCGACGCGCGCGCGGTGGTGCGCCGGCCGGACGTGCTGAGGGCTGCCATGGGCCGCTACCGCGCCGCCATCGCCCCCACCGGCTTCCTGGAGGACGTATTCCGAGCCAACGGCACGCCGACGCCCCTCGTGCGCAGCGTGTTCGGCGTGGACATCGACCGGCGGCCGAAGCCGCCGCGGCCGGCCGGGCCCGTGCGCTTCGGCTTCATCGGCCAGCTCATGTACCACAAGGGCCCGCACCTGCTGCTCCAGGCGCTGCGGCTGCTGCCGCCAGAGGCCTTCACCCTCGACATCTGGGGCTCGGAGCAGCTCGC
This window contains:
- a CDS encoding class I SAM-dependent RNA methyltransferase, whose amino-acid sequence is MTEITIDRMGAQGDGLAQGPAGPLFAPYTLSGEEVRGHIEKDRFVVDEVLRSSPERATPFCPHFGHCGGCLLQHWQIAPYLAWKRGLVAEALAREGVGTEVRPIVDAHGAGRRRVIFHARQYGARTVVGFAERRSHAMVEIGACPVLAPSLHAALPAARAVAQALAPLKKPLDVQVVATDTGLDMDVRGSGPLPPALVCELAGLAARFDLARLTRHGELLLQRTPPRLAMGRAEVELPPAAFLQATAEGERVLAEAVLAATAGAKRVADLFAGAGTFALRLAETARVFAVESHQGALAALLKAARATSGLRGVEGEARDLFRRPLMPAELSAFDAVVLDPPRQGAEAQVAELARAKLARVVYVSCNAATFARDARVLAAGGFHLRHVTPVDQFRYSAHVELVGVLER
- a CDS encoding queuosine precursor transporter — its product is MKPFPEDAIPSVPGVREPSGIRAVEASALEGRRLRYYDYCMVAFSVILICSNLIGAAKVSVVQVPYIGPVIFGSAVLFFPLSYVLGDVLTEVYGYARARRVVWVGFVASIYAAAMAAAVVAMPPAPGWPAQDALTTVFGQTPRIFAASILAFWCGEFVNAYVLALMKVLTGGRHLWTRTIGSTVVGQAVDSLIFYPLAFLGVWETHLVVAVMVSNYLMKVGWEVLLTPVTYKIVAFMKRREGIDVYDVGTDFTPFRTKV
- a CDS encoding glycosyltransferase; this encodes MRQFHDHDHLPHPFRPLRVALFVHAFYPDHVYGTEAYTLTLARRFAELGHLPVVVTAREAGESPQAEEVERYVHAGIPVLRIDRNRTPPRSARDSYDQPSLVPLLTRILREIAPDVVHVCHLGNFTAVLPEVTAALGIPTFATLTDFFNICLTATLEIPGGGLCRGPDAARLNCMRCGLSLRAIEQPTPFWRAVSHPGMRDFAAAFAARLHVFLPPPIGTDARAVVRRPDVLRAAMGRYRAAIAPTGFLEDVFRANGTPTPLVRSVFGVDIDRRPKPPRPAGPVRFGFIGQLMYHKGPHLLLQALRLLPPEAFTLDIWGSEQLAPDYARDLREVAAPMPVTFRGTFDAAATADVMAELDVAVLPSTWFENAPLTLLKALATHTPVVVSDVAGMTEFVAEGVNGFSFPRGDVDALAQVLRRFVDDPGLARAMSASTVFDRTEQDMARDVLDLYGRFGALPAPASRAPA